CAAGAAAACGCTCGAAGAAACCATGCCGATCGTGCGCGGCTCCAGCGGCTACTACCTGCTGCATGAATTCCTGGAGCCCTGCAACGAGCCCTGTTACTTCAAGGAATTTGCCGCGCGCGCCGATGCCCGCGGCCTGGCCTACCTGTGCGATGCCGAGCCCTCGACCATGTTCGTGCAGAACTACGGCGAGAAGGTGCGCGATCCGCTGCTGCGCGAATGCGGCGGCAGCCAGATCATGATGGAGCAGTACCTCGATTTCCTGGTCAACCGCACCTTCCGCCAGACCCTGCTGGTCAAGCAGGAGCGCGGCAGGGACATCCGCTACCGCCTCGATCCGGCGCGCATCCGTGCCCTGGAGTTCGCCGGCATGTTCGCCACCGAAGATGGCGGCGCGCTGACGCTCGATGCGCGCGAGCAACCCTGCAATGCGATCCGCAACCTCAAGGTCACGCTGCGCCTGCCCGCGCACAAGGCCGTGGCGCAGGTGCTCGAAGCGAGCTATCCGGCGTCCGTGTCGGCCGAGGCGCTGATCGATGCCGCGGCAAGGCTCACGGGCGAGCCGCGCGATGCGGTCGGGCGCATCGTGCTGGCGATGCTCGAGGAGCTGGTGATCCTCGGCGCGATGCGGATCCGGCGCACGCCGGTGCCGGCGGCGACGGAGGTCTCCAGCCTGCCGCAGGCGCTGGCGAGCGTTCGCGGTGCGCGCGGCCTCGCGCTCACGGCGGGAGCCAACGCCCAGGCCTGCAACCAGTGGCACGAGCCCGTGGGCCTCACGCTGCTCGAGCGCAGCCTGCTGCCGCTGCTCGATGGCACGCATTCGCACGAAGCGCTCGCCGAGCACCTGGTCGCCGAAGTGCGCGCCGACCGCCTGCGCTTCATCAAGGACGAAAAGCCGCTGACCGATCCTGAGGTGCTGAAAGAGTTCGCGCAGCAGCAGGTGGTGCTGGCCTTGAAGGACCTGCGGCGCAAGGCGCTGCTCACGGCCTGACCTTTTCCATGCCATTCCCTCGTTCTTCATCCAACTCAAAGAGGAGACTTCCCATGCAGCAATTCCACTGGACCCCGACACTGCGCGCCGCCGTTGCGGCCGCGCTCGCGCTGACTGCGGCGGGCGCGTCGCAGGCGGCCTCGCAGGCGCCGGTCGCGGCCGAGCACGGCATGGTCGTGAGCGCGCAGCATCTGGCCAGCAAGGTCGGCGTCGACGTGCTCAAGC
This region of Variovorax sp. RKNM96 genomic DNA includes:
- a CDS encoding class I SAM-dependent methyltransferase produces the protein MPDSLTSTLTSYYDTVPYDSHPFPQSAMEHLEALAFLFGLDAPAPATARVLELGCAAGGNLIPFAARHPEARAIGVDLSTVQVSQGVAAIAHAGLSNVELKAFNIADIDASFGQFDYIVCHGVYSWVPGPVQDAILRICSENLAPNGVAYVSYNVYPGWKAREIVRDAMILRGGPRDTPDEKLAYARGMLEFLEQSARPDSVLKKTLEETMPIVRGSSGYYLLHEFLEPCNEPCYFKEFAARADARGLAYLCDAEPSTMFVQNYGEKVRDPLLRECGGSQIMMEQYLDFLVNRTFRQTLLVKQERGRDIRYRLDPARIRALEFAGMFATEDGGALTLDAREQPCNAIRNLKVTLRLPAHKAVAQVLEASYPASVSAEALIDAAARLTGEPRDAVGRIVLAMLEELVILGAMRIRRTPVPAATEVSSLPQALASVRGARGLALTAGANAQACNQWHEPVGLTLLERSLLPLLDGTHSHEALAEHLVAEVRADRLRFIKDEKPLTDPEVLKEFAQQQVVLALKDLRRKALLTA